aaacatctctatttatagctttaatggATTCCCAAAAAACTTCTAGGAATTTATTTCATTATCAAGgagtaattccttttctaggtatatttccttttctaggaatattaccttgtctaggaaatattccctttctaggtatatttccttatttagGAATATTATCTTGTCTAGGAatattccttatctaagaatactgcttaaaaaccggttttccttccttaaattacaattctatcctcaatccttcttgaggatcactagttcctggagagaggaagatacacatgtatcaaacCAGATACTGCAATTTATTTTGAATTCTATTTCTATTGTTCACTTTTAGTTGTAGTCCACAACCTACTTACGTTCATGGATTCTGTAAGCCAAGGTACCAATTGATGGCTTGGCAAGTTGGATGAAATTTACAACCAAATTGACCGATCACACCTTGGGAACTCTCGCAACATTTTTGTTGGTTTGATTAATGTCCATTTACCTAAGGTCATATAGAGAATCAGATCCGGTACTTGCGAAATGTGAGACTCGAAGAGATGTCATAACCTGAAGTTTGGGAAATAGTATCTGCAGAAATGTCAAAATCTTATACTTTGTTGAATTTCTGAACTTTGTCTACTGTTTTTTTATTGCATAATACTTTAGTGCTTGATAGAAACTCTGTCTAAAGTAATGGTAATGCTTGTCAATTTCCTATAAAGAAAACTTAAATTGGTGGAGATCAGTTTTGAATGTTATATGTTTGTATACATCTTAGAGTGTTTACAGAAGAGATATGCTTCGAAGGTTGTTTCTATTTACATGACTGTATAGAGATATTAGCATGACTAGGCGAGTGTTTTTAACTTAGGTTACATACACATATGTGCTTACGCTGTTGTGTTGGAGTGTTAGTGATGTCGAGATGCATCTGTCGAAGAGATTTAGTGTACACTGCAGCATATCCTCTCTAAGTATCCATGCTTCTTTCCCATGGTTTTTGGTCTTTGAACTCTTAATTCTTCGAATCCAAGGGTGTCTTTTGTTGGGTAAAGTTGTTAATGATATCCATATCTTTCCATGGGGAAATTGCAAAGGGAATTTTTCTAACTGCGGAGGTATTTTATATTTCAGTCAATAAAAGACCATAGGTATATTCAGGTTCATTAGTTGTATGTTTCCAGTTTGCTAACTGAATGACTGTAAACGATTGTGGTTATTGGTTAAGAGGTCGTAAACATGAATATCATTAAGCACGTATCTTAAGCAATGTCTTAAACTTTAAGAGAGCCATGCGAAAACAATTTGTTGCAGTGTCGGAAGCAATATATGCTATGCAACATTTTCGCAATCTGTCtaaactgtagttgcaggaaatcctacactacacccctcacaagatttcattaacattcaactcattttagattaactatctcaattttattgatgaatctttgaacaatcttataagaaaagatgaaggaatcaagaataaccactgctctagattttctctctcctatttacttgcttttcaatcagaaaagatctctctctttcctttacaactgagcggctatttatagggaattacatagtggatgacagctaatatgtcctttattttcggatatggcttgcgacattctcgtgaccttacaaatgttaatctcgcaaactctctaattttcgcaggaccgtcacatttttctcatgatttagttgacgtcgtttattatgtcatttctgaaattattctgcgacgctgttgtgttgtgttgctgataatttcgctgtggcattattgctgcgagattctgatcctacatcttgcctcttctcatatcttctctgcgaagtagagaacgatgtgagaaataccgcagctgtccatctcttcatattctgcatttatcacacatattctttcttccatatatttcttgacacgtcttctgtaaccgctgcttttcaaccgctcacgtcttttcgtattaatggtgtttatttataCGTGTGATAAAAAAAAtcctctctatatattcttcttactcttctttccattttctttttactttctcttctctttttattctctcatctctgcaactctattgttcttccataaattctgtcattgcaactttttcttctttcttcttcttttaatctttttaatttcttcttcatctccatactgttccctctgtatatcttcactgttcgtaactttcttcctttttaatttttacgaattaatcttcttgctggtgttttccatggattcatcgaggttagttttcttttttctttcttatgggttttgctgaaattgatcttgcttactgctttatttgatgatgctgcttatgtgattcccatactgtttttatttcagcaaaaacgcctctaacgccaaatttacggttcagaaccctaatattcccaaatcgcagcataagattgttataaacaaaagaaagtctgcgaaacagaaggtagtaagaaacattattcttttctaataacaatattgttgcctctgtttcttatctggattgtgattcgcagggtgataaggatgccaacaaacctctcaagaaatctcgccaccttaaaaccgttgaaacatctgttccattccacttacttatctcttctaaatctcctgcgacatcttcgcaagttaaaccattatctccaattcgcgaaaaggcttcctcagatttcatttcttcaactgacctttcaatgattgaaaccccccatattaatccttctgtgaatgaaacttcttctcttcctattgataatgtttctcaaccttctatcattgccagttttgtacctgagtctcttcctttttcgaaagaaaccgtggaaggaatagatattgctttcaaagttttgtctgaggtcctggatgaCGGAAataagtctcccattgatcctgtcaagtctgttatttacgaaattctgagtaattattttggctctgacagagctgcttcgcaaaaagctttggaaaaagagtgtaatgcccttcgtctcgaaaatcaaacactacgggaaaaatatacatctacaactggagatttacaactcttccctaaacatcgtagaaagtcatatgttttacaactggtttcaaaggaagagttgtcgtatatcatcactgccaacccttaggaaacaaggggtttcctaagaaaacaaacgacaactccttaagcaaaaacgttgtgacgacatttagctataacaactctgttccataaaggtagtgactaagcctatcacaattttcacaagagttgttgaagaacaccaaaatatgatgatgaaaaatagtgttagaggggagattcgaacatgaacctactgcatggaagtctggctcatcaaccatccttacagttcacaagttttgttttttttttctttttttttaataaaaacgtataacaacacgtataagtattgttgaagtaaaaatatagaatgttggaaaaaatgagattagaagggagattcgaacatgaatctactgcatggaagtctagctcatcaaccatccttaccgttcacaagttttggttgttttttttttcttaataaaaatgcataacaacacttataagtgttgttgaagtaaaaatatagaacgttggaataagaaaaaaaacaacacttataagtgttgttatgcatAACATGCAAACCAGGCTCGGAGGCTGAGGAATATTACCTGTTGCATGCAATATTCATAAATaggttttttttaaggtttcgtagaatatttcgaaagaatattacctgtaaatgaattGGTTGTTTGTaaaaagtttctgacttagagtagtccactcctggccaggtttcgatctcggagcctggtatgcatacaatatgcagaaatatggtttgtttaaggtttcgtagaatattccgaaggaatattatctgtaaatggatgaattcgtcgttcttaccaagtttctgacttatagtagtctactcccggccaggtttcgatctcggagtctggtttgcataaaatatgcagaaatacagtttgtttaaggtttcgtagaatatgtcgaatgaatcttacctgtaaatagatggattcgtcgttcttaccaagtttctgacttatagtagtcaactcacggccaggtttcgatctcggatcctggtatgcatacaatatgcagaaatatggtttgtttaaggtttcgtagaatattccgatggaatcttacctgtagatcgatggattcgtcgttcttaccaagtttctgacttagtagtccactcgcggccaggtttcgatcttggagcctggtttgcatccaatatgcataaatagggtttgtttaaggtttcgtagaatatttcgaaggaatcttacctgtaaatggatggattcgtcgttcttaccaagtttctgacttatagtagtccactcccggccagatttcgatctcggagcctggtttgcatacaatatggagaaatagggtttttttaaggtttcgtagaatactcccaaggaatcttacctgtaaatggatggattcgtcgttcttaccaagtttctgacttagagtagcccactcacggccaggtttcgatctcggatcctggtttgcatcgaatatgcataaatagggtttgtataaggtttcgtagaatatatcgaaggaatcttacctgtaagtggatggattcgtcgttcttaccaagtttctgacttagagtagtcaactcacggccaggtttcgatctcgaagccttgtatgcatacaatatgtagaaatagggtttgtttaaggtttggtagaatattccgaaggaatcttacctgtaaatcgatggattcgtcgttcttaccaagtttctgacttagagtagtccactcgctgccaggtttcgatctcggagtctggtttgcatccaatgtgcagaaatagggtttgtttaaggtttcgaagaatattccgaaggaatcttacctgtaaatggatggattcatcgttcttaccaagttttgtgtgtgtttaaggttttgtagaatatttccatggaatcttaccagtaaatggttggattcatagtttttgtggactttcagacttcttgttcatagtttgtaattcgttataccgaacttgaagtttggatcgacactgagcttcatattcatcaatttcgatgatgtatcatgctaattttgaagtcagaaccctctcagagcttcgtggttcatagattataggccattataccaagtttgaagttcgaatcgacattgaacttcatatttatcgattttgatgatgtatcatgctaagtttgaagtcataaccctctcagagcttcttggttcatagtttgtatgtcgttataccacatttgaagtttcaatcgacattgagcttcatatttatcgatttcgatgatatatcatgctattaatgtgaactaaagctacttcatgacatgtatgactagtcaaaattacttcatgacctatgtaactagtcgaaattcaaaccggaagcacaaagagaaagcacaaaagcacaaagaaacacaccaattatcggattgatttcttatttttcaactttattcttatacattttttggatttttttaaatCAAAATGTCGATAAGAATGTGCtacttttatttatattttttttggatttttttcgtgtCGAAGGTTGATAGTCAAACCGAATACATGAGCTCGTATTAACACAAAATGAAACACATACTTCTCAATACGCATGAGCATCttaaatacaatctcaaccgtcaagatcttttcttaatccgtatgagcatctcaaataaaatctcaaccgtccatcattttcattcggatccactcttttcttctttcttttttttccgaaGCATAACCCTCCTTCAACCACTCGAACCCAATTCCTATCTGTTTTTCTCTCAATCACCACCACTGAAGAACACCTCTACTCCACAGATGACGGCGGCGCTCCATCACCACCGCTGCTCTTCTCTCGACCCCTcttattcatcatcttctctcaatctctctctTTAACTCCCCCTTTCTCTCATCCGCAACAGTCAATAGTAGCATCTCATCAAATCCAGATCTGAACCAAATTCTAATCAACCCCATCACTGATTCAAGTTacacaaaaccaaatttcttctcGGTAACAATCAACGGCGGCCCTAACTCAAGtttccttcaaatcttcatcaCATAACTCAATTCTTCCATCTCTAGAAGTTCTCGATTCatcaaaatcttcttctcaaTCTAGAACCTCATCCCAATTCCCATAACCGAACCCTAGAAGTTATCGGTAGTTGATGTTGGCAGTGATGAAGATGGTAATGGTCGTTAATGGaagaaattgtattagggtttgctgTGAATCTCAGAGGAGGATTTTAAGACAATTAAAGTAATCAGGGGTGATGGAGAAGAATGGGAGAGGATGAAACAACAAGCACATCAACCTGGTTCTTCTAAATATGAGCAGGAATGTGAATTTGAAATCAAAGAGGAGGAAGAGAAAGAGGAAGATATGGAGAAGAATGGGAGAGGAGGTTGGAATTTGTATTCGGTATTGATTCTTGTTGGTCCTGTATTTGGATTCGTATTGATTTTGGTATGTGGGTATAGTGGATTGGTATTGATTTTGAATTGTGGATTGAATTTTTTGTATTAGGCTAATGCAGCATCGGGGATTGTTGTGCACGATGATTGCAAACAAAGGTTTTTGGAATTGAAGGAAAAAAGGACTTTCCGTTTTGTTGTGTACAAAATTGAAGAGAAGGATAAGCAAAAGCAAATTATTCTGGAGAATCTTGGCGAGTCAGCTGAAAGCTATGAGAATTGCCAAAAGAGAAAGGTTTTCTTCATCTATTGATAACTTttgcaactttttttttgttgtctGATAGGAATTCTGGTCAGGGTTAGAACTGTGAGTAACCTTTGTCTCATTATTGTGTTTTGAAGGTCTCATGATACCACAAGGGTGAGGACCAAGATGATTTACGCGAGTTCATAGGAGAGGTTCAAGAGAGAGCTTGACGAAATTCAGGTAGAGTTGCAAGCAACTGATCCTACTGAGATGGATCTTGATGTCATTAGAAGCCGAGCTTTTTAAATAATATGATGATTTCTGAACCCTGGGCATTGGATTTTTGCCCTCCAATGCAGTTGCTTTTACTTAAAATGAAATGTCTGTATTCTATGGGACGGTTGATTTGGCTTAGATACGATGTATTGGCTTGTTTACCATTGCAATCTAATATGTAACAGTTTGTGTGGGCAAATGACACCCTTGAtttgttcttcctctttctttctaAATTTCAAGATGTTGACATCTTTTATACCTCTATCTGTTTCGCTTATTACAATGTAGGCAATCTCTTACACATTTCTGAATGATATCTAGGTGACTTGTTACTCTATTCAAGTAAAAAATTTCATAATCTTGATATTGCTATTCTCGTTGGCTGTTCATCTCAATTTTGGCTACTTGAGCATGGAATTAGTTACAGCTTATCTTTCTTGTATTTTTTCTTAGTTGAAATGAATATGGCTGAAActgagtcttgagataaaaatggGATTGCAGTTGGTGATGGAGATGCCGCAATACAATGAATGGCCTGCGAACCTAGTTGTATGTTAGGACATTTGGAAGCAAGATGAATGGAGTGATGTGAAATGGTAATGGGGAATGTTGGTATGATGGCTGTGAAGAAGGGAATGTATGTCTCATGAAACTGGTGGTGTTGAGCTGTTGCAGTAGCACATGAATGAACTGCAGTTAAAGCTCAGATGGATTCAGCTAATAGATTTGAGGAGAATGGCTTAGGATATTGGTGCTGTGACTGTGATGCTGCTGCCATGGCTAGGTTGTCAAGCTGCAGATGTTGATGCAATTAATGCTTTGAGGAGGATGTCTGGAATGGTGGTTGTGTAGTGCAGTGGACAACAGGGGATGACTTGATGGGAAAAATTTGTTCTTGTGTAGGATCAATTATGCTCTGTACGACGAGCTTGATTCGGAAAACATGGATCGAACTAGAGAAGTTTACAGATATATATCTTCATTATCTGCTAAAACCTCGTATATGCAGTTATATGCGAATCCTTTAGCTATTAATTAGTTATCCATCTCTTTATATACAGTAAAAATTGCATGATGATCAGGTCATGTTTACTACTGCCAAGATTGCATAATCTATGACTACGTTCTGCAGAATTTATATCCTGAACAGCCTATtctcaatggttatccatatatcGGATTAAGCTGAATTTTTAACATGTTGTTTCTGTATATGCAAGCAACTTACTGGGCTCCCATATTACTTCACAGAAGCACAGATTAGAGAGTTGCTTGAATCTTTTGGTCCCCTTCGTGGTTTCGATCTGGTGAAGGACAGGGAAACAAGGAACTCTAAAGGATACGCCTTCTGCGTTTACTAGGATCTCTCAGTTACAGATATTTCTTGTGCTGCTCTAAATGGGTGATAAAACTCTTACTGTTAGACGAGCGAACCTGGGCACCGCTCAGCTAAAACCTGAGCAGGAAACGTCTTAATACAGGCACAACTACAGGTCGCGTGGCAGGTTAGTGGAACACACTTTATATTTTTCTTAGTTTCCAGTATATACaataattatataaatatttgcTACTGatatattttcttgtttctttactaatgagttttcttgttttctttggcAGAGGCAATTGTTCCAAACCGGAGGTGGTTTAGGTGGTGGTAATGGAGGTGGCATTGCTACCAAGGTCGTATGCCTGACAGAGGTGGTTACTGCAGATGAGCTTAAAGATGATGAAGAGTatgaagatattttggaagataTGAGGGTAGAAGGTGGAAAATTTGGTAAGTTAATGTCTTTGTTTCTTATATTCgagcttttgttttttttgtgtttCGCAGCCTTTGGAAATATTTGATTTCACGCCCCAATTAAACCACTAGTTTACACTTTTGGACCTTCAGAATAATTTGTTTCTAACTCGTACATTTTGCGATTGCAGGTACATTGATGAATATTGTCATCCCCCGTCCACAACCTAACGGTGAACCCTCTCCAGGACTTGGAAAGGTTAGTTTCAGTGTAAGATATTGTTAAATGACACTCTTAGGTTGACTGTTACTTTGTATTATAAAATTTTGACTGTTACTTTGTATTCCTAAATGACACTCTTCTCCTGTAGGCTTTCGTTGAGAACTACGACACTTCATGTCTAAGCCAGTGCCTCTACGGTATCATCTACCACTATGTTTCTCATAATCGGTGTTAGGTTTACCAAGAAGAGAGTGTGCAGCAAAAACGGATCATTTCCATTTAGCAACGTAACCCAGACTACCCTACTGGAACGTGTATGCTACTGTCATATTTGTAGGGAAGGCCAATATCTGTGTTTTACGATTTATATGATATTTTTAGTCATGTTCAAAGAAtctgtcattttattttctttcgttgcgcaacacactttcatacaaggtgatttgaagttagctaggtaatgcaattggagtggtaggttaacttgaatgaatgtaaatgtgcTACGCTGGAATGTTAATGTGAAATACTTTCGGCAATTCATGCAATTCGGTttcagctataattttttttttcaaaatagttttatgcacacaacttgTAATTGTATTCCATATTTCAACTACACATACCAAAGGTTGTGAAAAATGTCTTTACGACATAACCaggtgttgtccaagatagttcgacaattcatacaagtgttgtgcaaatattattcataatactggtaattgttgttgtatatgtttctacgatatactacttatgttgtccacgattgttctacaatacaagcaagagttgtgttaggttatcaaaaaaaatcgaaagagaatcacaacattgacaaactattgtcgaaccatgaatcacatcaccctttacaacacttgtcatccattgtagaaaaacttggactttctacaatacccccattccacaatgcatgaaatggagttgtcgtaggggtactgcaactcttatcttgtatCGTCAATGATGTTTTTTCCCGTAGtgaaaagctccagaatgttttgctggatcgcgacaatcttcgcaagaagaatgacgaactgagaggtatgatttccttatccgtgtcttcaattttcctttctaatgattttatcctttccatatttaattatccttgaaatccctctttcgcatgttaatccttaaaccagaaacaaataatggagagatatcaatttgaatctgctgttgaagaagcccgcgttgataaagatattttgatggatcaatataaccaattagataacctctattcatactctgttgatcatataaataaccttacaaatgaaaatacccaattagttcggaggcaagatttattaagtaatgaaatatctcgcctctcttattctttaactaaagctaatctaggaatggaatctttatcagatgagaataaaactctatctcaagagaagcgaatttgtttaaataagatggtgatatcttcgcaacaacttagcatccttcagaaagtatgtgatgaccaagaacaatctcttcgctctttgagaaatgaacttaaagaagtaacagagtcatctatcgctgaaagagatacactcattcaagtgtaaaggcgaatcaacttaaagaacaatattccaaattagaagaatcttattcttctcttgcgaagaaaaatgcctttcttatttctaaagagaaaaatcttcagtctcgacttaaaggtttagttggagataaatttgatgatgcgatggaccgttgggagaatagttgtctgaccttgattcaataccttatttcgcaaaaggaaggtagtcataatagtttgactgccttaactatcttttctttgtcatatctttttgagttcttcatcttactgaaattttgtattctacttttcgcagagtctgagaaaaatattCACTCCTCCAtctctgttttggaggctaaatatgccaaaatttgcaaagaaaatgcactactcgtctctgtccttactggttctcgcgaccgagaagaaagaagacttgattatcttgcttactttaaggatattcaagataggaatcatcaaagagcacttcttcgtcaagttcatctccaggctgaagtccttgtaaatgatattttattgtccaaatctcttcctcctacatcaatcgaacctttggaagtagatgatgatgaaattcctcgtcttgctgacagtgattatgactatgaaagtggtggagagaatagtcttctggaagatggagaagagatcccTTATAAGGAAGCAACtgttggtgctaatcaagatgaaaacgaaaaagaaatctcttctaaagaagtaattgctggcgataatcaaggtggcggcgaaaaagaagtccctttcaaaggaattattgttggtgaagatcagaatcgaaatgaagaagaggttggcgataatgagaacattggcgaagagcgtccattatctccttctactggaattaatactgaagcatgagcttcttatctagttatatcttcttgaattgtttcatctttattatttcttgcgaataatattcttcaaccaactttggaattaattttctcttttagtattttgctggtgagaaagataatgcctcttgtttactgattcccatacttgcctctcattatatttcttgcgagaaatgatctgtgatgaatacttataaatattttttttgtcatgtggtcttattttgccttcctaattaaaggtcttattatgccacctcttgtcattgcgacaaaatcgcaggacgtccttgcactttcatgcaaaaaccaattgactttttcttttgtattattgcctcttcaggaatgttgcgacaatatgataggcttaaatattcttgcgaaaataaagccccattacattgccgtcttgcgacgaaatagCAGGActtctttgcactttcatgcgaaaacccattgatctcgtcttatctttttaactagtattattgcctcttcaggattgttgcacaaatatgacaagccatAATACCATTGCgagtaaaagcctcatgacatttgcgtcttaaaacacttatcagctccctaatggagggtgccgcccttatctcccccctggtttccccttcaaggaggcgtacttctaccatacaaggttatctcctcccatccagtcttaacaacaaccagttgttttcgcagcctcttatcccttttacctattgggtttatggttacgagactacaccctaagtggggttttcttcggtccgagtgcagtataagccaagacttgtcaagaatggaaaggtacgctccagacgcccctggcactcttgactcaaccgtgtacctcaacgccttgatcagattctgcactccttgggagagtccttattaccttagtcgcccaacctaagtcatatgcttaagctgagaatctaaggtgcctctcccggatgggatttattgactcCAAatttccatgactcaggttccggtggcggtgtagcctttccctgagccat
This DNA window, taken from Papaver somniferum cultivar HN1 chromosome 3, ASM357369v1, whole genome shotgun sequence, encodes the following:
- the LOC113360288 gene encoding actin-depolymerizing factor 1-like; protein product: MKQQAHQPGSSKYEQECEFEIKEEEEKEEDMEKNGRGGWNLYSVLILVGPANAASGIVVHDDCKQRFLELKEKRTFRFVVYKIEEKDKQKQIILENLGESAESYENCQKRKVFFIYWSHDTTRRELDEIQVELQATDPTEMDLDVIRSRAF